The Cellulosimicrobium cellulans genome contains the following window.
CCGGCCGTGCTCCCGGTCGCGCCGCCCTGGAGCGCAGCGCCCGCGAGCGCGATGCCGAAGACGCAGGACGCGATCGCGCCACCGACGGTCTTCACGGAGTTGGTGAGGCCGGTCGCGACGCCGGTGAGCGTCGGGGGCGCGGCGGCGGCGGCCGCCGCGGGCAGCGCGGCGACGAGGGCGCCGGACCCGAGGCCGACGATCACCATGTTGGTGAGCACGTTCGCGTACGTCGCGTGGAACGGCAGGAAGAGCAGGAAGCCGACTCCCACGAGGGTGGACGCGCCCACGAGGGTGAGCCGCGGCGTCGCGCGCCGGGCGACGCGCGGGTACGAGAGCGCGCCGACGATCATGCCGATCAGGTAGACGCCGATGAGCAGGGACGTCTGGAAGCCGGTCGTGCCGAGCCCGTACCCGTGCTCGGCGGGGTCGGTGCGCGCGAACGTGGACAGAGGCGCCTGGGCGCCGAGCACGGAGACGCCGAACAGGCCGGCGGTGAGGAACACCGGGCCGAGCGTGGGGGAGCGGAACATGCGGACGTCGACGAGCGGGTCGTCCTGGCGCAGCTCCCACCGGGCGAAGGGCCACAGCAACAAGACCCCGAGCACCACGAGCGCCCAGGGTGCGACCGCAGCGACGCCCTCGAGACGCAGCAGGCTGAGCCCACCGGTGAGCGCGAGAAGGGCGAGCGAGACGAGCACGAGGCCGACGGTGTCGAAGCGTCCGCCTGCCGGGTCGGGGGACTCCTTCACCCCGAGCAGCACGACGACGAAGCACACGACGACCAGGAACGCCGGGACGAGGAGCACGACGCGCAGCGGCAGGGCGTCGACGAGCGCACCGCCCGCGAGCGCACCGAGGATGGCGCCGGTCTCGAGCGCCGCGACGAGGACGCCGGCGGCCCGCGCGGTGACGGCGGCGGGGTTCGCCAGGCGTCGGGCGCGCGACCACACGAGCGCGATCTCCAGGGGCAGCCACACGACGTAGAACCCCTGCACGGCCCACGCCACGAGGAACACCGTGAACGAGTCGGTGAACGGCAGGACGAGCGACGCTGCCGCGGTGACCGCGGTCGACCACAGGAGGATGCGCCGGTGGCCGACCATGTCGCCGAGCTTGGCCAGCGCGGGCACGACGAGCGCGGACAGCATGAGCTGGGAGCCCTCGAGCCAGTTCACGTCGGCGTCGTGCACGCCGAGGTGCCGCGCGATGTCCGTGAGCATCGGCGTGTAGTAGCCCTGGAGGACGCCGCTCGTCAGCTCGACGAAGGCGAGGAACCCGACGACGCCGGCGAGGGTCGAACCCGCGAGGCGCCCGGTGAGCGAGCGAGCCATCGCTGCTCCTTCTGCGTGGGGAGGCGCGCGTCGTCGCGCGCCCCGTGAGGTGGGGGAGCGTCAGGGTAGCCGCTCGAGCAGGGCGCGGTGGAACCGCTCCCCCCGCCCGAGCTCGGCGACCTCGACGCGCTCGTCGACGCCGTGGATGGTCGCGCGCAGCTCGGCGGACATCGCGAGCGGCGCGAACCGGTACACGGCGGGCGCGAACCGGTGGAAGTGCCGCGCGTCCGTCGCCTGCATCGTGATGTACGGGGCGGGGAGCGCGTCGGGGTGCGAGACGCCGACGCACGCGGCGAGGAGGGCGAACCGCTCGTCGTCGACGGGTGACTCGGGAGAGGGCTCGCTGCCCTCGACGACCTCGATCTGGACCTGCCGGTCGTCGACGCGCCGCCGGACGCGCTCGACGGTGCCCGCGACGGTCTCGCCGAGCGCGATCCGCAGGTTGACGGTCGCGGACGCCTGCGAGGGCAGGACGTTCGCGGCCGTGCCGCCGGAGAGCATCGTCGGCGCGACGGTCGTGCGGACGATCGCGGCGGCCTCGCCGCCCATCGCGGCGAAGGTCTGCGCGGACACGGGCGGCGCGGCAGCGAGAGCGCGCAGCGCGGTGCGCGCCGGTCCGGTCGCGCGGTCGGAGAAGAGGCGGAGCATGCGCGAGATCGCGACGGGCGTCCGCGCGGGGAAGGTGCGCGGGCCGAGGCGCTCCACGGCGCGCGCGACCCGCCGGACCGCCGTCGTCGTGGGCGGCGCGGAGGCGTGGCCGCCCTCGCCGCGCGCGGTGAGGCGCAGCGTGAGCACGCCCTTCTCACCGACTCCGATCATCGCGGCGCTCCCGGGGACGAGGGGGAGGGGCGAGTCCGTGACCGCACCGCCCTCGTCGAGCACGAGCCACGGGATCACGCGGCGGTCGCGCAGGGT
Protein-coding sequences here:
- a CDS encoding MFS transporter: MARSLTGRLAGSTLAGVVGFLAFVELTSGVLQGYYTPMLTDIARHLGVHDADVNWLEGSQLMLSALVVPALAKLGDMVGHRRILLWSTAVTAAASLVLPFTDSFTVFLVAWAVQGFYVVWLPLEIALVWSRARRLANPAAVTARAAGVLVAALETGAILGALAGGALVDALPLRVVLLVPAFLVVVCFVVVLLGVKESPDPAGGRFDTVGLVLVSLALLALTGGLSLLRLEGVAAVAPWALVVLGVLLLWPFARWELRQDDPLVDVRMFRSPTLGPVFLTAGLFGVSVLGAQAPLSTFARTDPAEHGYGLGTTGFQTSLLIGVYLIGMIVGALSYPRVARRATPRLTLVGASTLVGVGFLLFLPFHATYANVLTNMVIVGLGSGALVAALPAAAAAAAPPTLTGVATGLTNSVKTVGGAIASCVFGIALAGAALQGGATGSTAGSFGGYVTVWVVCGTTALVAAVLLLAVVPRQAFTDPATAAAPLQGKPTARSSAA
- a CDS encoding M20/M25/M40 family metallo-hydrolase gives rise to the protein MTTAPVTPRPGADERLARLIRIPTVSAEMEERGLAPFDELVDLLPELYPLVHAHLDRERITDLGLLYRWRGRSDEAPLVLMAHYDVVPVDESDAWTYPPFEGRVADGWVHGRGALDDKGPLVVVLEAVENLLAAGFTPARDVYLSFGGNEESHGAAAAAIATTLRDRRVIPWLVLDEGGAVTDSPLPLVPGSAAMIGVGEKGVLTLRLTARGEGGHASAPPTTTAVRRVARAVERLGPRTFPARTPVAISRMLRLFSDRATGPARTALRALAAAPPVSAQTFAAMGGEAAAIVRTTVAPTMLSGGTAANVLPSQASATVNLRIALGETVAGTVERVRRRVDDRQVQIEVVEGSEPSPESPVDDERFALLAACVGVSHPDALPAPYITMQATDARHFHRFAPAVYRFAPLAMSAELRATIHGVDERVEVAELGRGERFHRALLERLP